From the genome of Nicotiana sylvestris chromosome 1, ASM39365v2, whole genome shotgun sequence:
GCTTTGTCTTTTGCGTGGgtttggggtggggtggggtgggtgtGGGGTGGGTGGAGATGCGAGAGAAGGGAGGCAACTACTAGGCCTCCCCTCTAGTTTAACAAAATTAGACCTAGTTTTAGAAATCGTTATGAGAAATTCCATTGCAATTTTACCTTCCTCtctaacaacaacaacgacaTACCCAATACGATCCCACAAGTTGGGTCTGGGGAGGGTggagtgtatgcagaccttacctctaccttgtgtgaggtagagaggctatttccaatagaccctcagcTAAAGAAAAACATTTTCAAAGTAGGTTTGAAAAATACAAGAGTAAAGACGCTATGATGAAAATACTGCAGAAAAGAAAAGTATTGGTAGCAAAAATAGTAAGataaccaaattaaaggaaacaATAGTAGTAATAGAATTAGAGAATAagataataaaagaataataataGTAATACTAATAAGGAGAAGAGGGAGCAGATAATATGCTCTAAACTAGAACCATGGCGTCCCTGAGTAGAGAGAGAAATCGCTCGACTATCTAATAACCTTCTACTCTAAGCTTTGACCTCCATGCTCTCCTATCTAGGGTCAAGTCTTCGGTCAGCTGAAGATTTGCCATGTCCTCTCTAATCACTCTCTCCACAATTCTTTTTCgatctacctctacctctctttAGACCTATCACTGCCAACCTCTTGCACCTCCTCACTGGGGTATTTGTTTTCCTCTTCACATGCCCTCGCTTCCTTCATCTTGTCTACCACGGAGGCCACTCGTACCTTGCCCGTATattttcattcctaatcttatccctcCTAGTATACCCGCACATGCATCTAAGCATTCTCATTTCCgttactttcatcttctgaaCATGTAAGTTCTTGGCTAGCCAACATTCTGTCCCATACAATATAGTTGTCTTAACAACGACTCTGTAGAACTTTCTAAGTCTAGGTGGCACCTTCTTATCACATAGGACACCGGATGCAAGCTTCTATTTCATCCATCCCGTTCCAATACGATGTGTGATATCCTCATCAAGCTCCCCATTTTCTTGGATTATTGACCCAAGATACTTGAAGCTTCCTCTCTTGAAGATGACTTGtgtatcaatcctcacttccacATCTGCCTCATGCAGTGTGTCACTGAATTTGCACTCCAAGTAATTTGTTTCAATCATgttcaacttgaaacctttagactctagGGTTTGTTTCCTAATCACTAGTCTAGTGTTAACGCCACTACGTGTCTCAATGCTGTTAACAAAAATGGAAGTGCTTATGCACTGCATCAACTTGACTTGACTAATCGTGTGGGTTATCACTGTCaagataatatctttttactTACAATGGTGGGGTATTGTACTCTCTTTGTCACAACTAATGCTTGAGATACTGTTTTGTCTGGTGTTGTCCATTTACTTTTGCATTGTCATGCAATCTCTAATCAATAAGCAAATATAGGGTGATATCCTACTGTACCTTTTTGCTTGCTTGcttgagagagaaagagagtcAACGATTTCTAAAATTTGGGGGATCTCTAATCAATAAGCAAATCAATGGTTATGCTGATTCTTCAACATTGTCAGTTTAGACTGGCTCGTGTAATTGATGGCAATTAGGCTAATGAAAGTGGTTTGATCTTTCCACCAACTTGATGTCGCTGGATCTGCAAGTCTTGAAATGATTGATTGCATTTTATCATAATTGTTTTAAAACAATATTATGGATTGAAATAAATTATTACCTTTTCCCCAAAATAGGGAGGAACACATAAAGGTGTTTGAAAGCTATAATCTTATCTTAtcaaaaaaagttttaaaaaaagcCTAGGGTGTTTAAAAATTTTGAGCTATTCCACTCTTTACTTTGAGGTTTTAGGTTTGATATCAGATATTTTCACATGATAATCTTTCACTGGACTATCTCTTTTCTTCTCAATCATCTCTAAAGTCTCCTAAACATTTTTTGTTGAAACTTTAGGTATGCTCTTCTGGGTGCTGCATCTTTTCTTGGAGGTTCTATGCGCATGACTGTATCTCTCTGTGTCATTATGGTCGAGATTACAAATAACTTAAAGCTTTTACCTCTGATAATGCTGGTTCTTCTTATCTCAAAGGTGAGTTTTGATGCTGGACAGCTTACAATACTCTCCGGCTGTCTTTTCATTGACATAGGACTAAGGGTCACCCATGTTTAGGCTGTTGGTGATGCTTTTAATGAAGGATTATATGAAGAGCAGGCTAGATTAAGGGCAATCCCATTACTTGAATCTAAACCAAAGTATCAAATGCGTTATGTGACGGCAAAGGAGGCATGTGGGAATCAAAAGGTAAGAGTTTCTTCAGTGCCCTTGTCATGGTCCGGTCCAACTAGCAGATGCTTGTTTCCTTGTTTGTGTGGAAGGTCAACTTTTTGCGGAATTGAACCAAAAACGGTTGTTGGTTTCTTCACCCTTTTCTAGTTGAAGTTATTGAGCTAGCACTCTTGTTTGATTTGGATGGCTGAAATCTTACTTCCTttcttgttattttatttctgCTAAATGCAAGTGTAGAAGCAGCTCTGTATCCATGATACTTCAATAATGACCTCTACGTTCATGCTGCTGGGAAGGCCATCTGATTTAACCATGACTAATAATCTGAATGCATAATACTCTTCTGGCCCCCACCTGTGCAGTGGCTGTTCAAATTGTGGCTCACTAATCGCCCCTAATTCCTGCATCTTTTAGGTTGTATACTTCCCGCGGGTAGTGAAGGTGGCAGATGTAGTTTCTATATTGAGGAGCAATAACCACAATGGTTTCCCTGTAAGTTAAGCTTTGTCCCTCTGCAGTGTTTAATGGAAGCTATCTTCTTGTTTAATCATTCTTCTTACTCGTTGATTTTTAGGTTGTTGACCACGCAAGAAGTGGGGAGACACTTGTTATTGGACTTATACTAAGAAGGTGAGAGATAGCGATGATCTTTTCTATTATTAATGCATTATTTGAAGTGACAAAAATTTCTGTGCGAAGATCATAATCAGTAGACTTGAGCAATATATTTATTCTATCTTATTGATACTGCAGTCATTTATTGGTGCTTCTACAATCAAAAGTTGATTTTCAGCATAGCCCTTTACCCTGTGATTCAAGAGGTGATCTCTTGCCAATCAGGTAACTCAGTTGAACTATTACCAAGGATTGCTTATTGGTGCTTCTTTGTCCACTACATGTAAATTTTACAGATTCTGTATTTCACAGGCACAACCTTAGTGAATTTGTGAAACCCGTTTCTAGTAAAGGGATATCTCTCCATGATATTCATTTCACCCTAGATGATCTGGAGATGTACATTGATCTAGCCCCATTTTTAAACCCGTCTCCCTACGTGGTCCCAGAAGACATGTCATTAACCAAGGTAATGTAGTCACTTATTCTAATTTTTGCTTCTTCTAATGCTTTTTCTTTATTAATTTTCAAGGCATTAGTTTGCTAACGGTCGCATGAAATTGGAGACTTAGGTTTAGTTATTTTGAGTCTAAAGGTGCAAGACGAGTTTATTTCACTCATGACTGGGACTAAGTTTAGCCATGGTGAACTTCAAATGATCAAAATGTTTGACATTCTGTTAATGGTACAGGTTTATAATCTTTTTCGTCAACTAGGACTGAGGCACTTACTTGTTGTTCCACGTCCTGCTCGTGTTATTGGCGTGATCACTCGAAAAGATCTGATACTTGAGGTACTTTAGCTAGACCTATCTTCATATATACTTAAAGTGGTTATTTTTTGGTTCAAACCATTCATCTGAACGAAGCGGGGTATTAACTGGGAGAGGATAGAGGGGCAGATCCATACTACCCCGAGCTTCAAACCTGTGGGCCAACATGGGTTGGACCAGCTCACTGGGGATTTCTCggttaatttaaaagaaaaaaaagtggtTACCGTATTTTCAATTGATGTTAATAGTCCAGACTTTATATTGCAGAATAATGATGATCTGGCGGCCTTAGAGCTCCAATCCACTAGTGTAAGGTCTCTTTCTTTACTCATACTGATGGACATCTATTCTGTTTTGATTATTATGGATGTGCGCCTGATTTTTTGTCAGTTATCCTGTGACAGCTACAACACAAGTACCTAAAATGTCTAAACATACTAGTGGATGCAAATAGGTCTTCCATACAGTAAAGCATCGCTGGTGGTTCATAACACAACACAAAATATATATGATGTGTGAGAGTATACAGATTCCTGATAGTGTAGAATACCTGAACTTAAATTTTACTCTCCCAAGAGAGTTAGGAAACCAAAATCAAAACAAGTTTCGTGTGTTCACCAGTAGAGGGAGGAGTCCCATTTAACCAACAGATATATTTATTTGAAGCGGTAAAGCCTCGTATCTCCATAAGTGAAGAGTGAGgatcgtttggtagggtgcataagaataatgttgAATATGGTGTATTAGTAATACTGGTATTAGTTATacttgcattagttatgctggtattagttatgctgacatatttcttattcATTGTTTGATTTGATGCATTAAAGCATTgtccaatttctaaaagaattgtttgtttacaaaaatgccctcaaaaccAGCCCATCACTTTAACTTTCTAAAtgaaacatatgttgagaaatatttttgaCGCAAAAAGttttataaaaattatttaatttgtctacctatattgtaaatAGAACTAAATATCtatttataaaaaaggaaatatgctaagtatttatttatttactagggcgataattttatttctcactatttgaattattttaaacttCCATCAATAtaataactagcatattttaatcaagcatacatgttgaaggacaattttgtctttaactaagctaatgcatgcattaaaacggctaataccattgttttctatgcattagttatgcataggataataccaaataggatgtataactaatgcttacataactaatgcataggttcaaaatgtctaccaaacaatgtattattaatacacaaagctaatgcatgcattatctaatgcatcctaccaaatgaccccttagtCTATCTCTAGATTATGGGTCTATAGTTTAGAGGTAAAGTGACTAGGTTAAGTTATTTGAAGTGGTAAAGCCTCGTATCTCATACTTGTAAGAAGTTGTCGTAGTTGCTCCGCACAGACCATGCCTGTTGCATAGCCCGTGAATTTTTGTGCTCAATTCTTAAACCTTAATGCATCTAACAAAATATATTATCGTGATCTCTTTTATTCAAAAATCATTACGGAACAAATGGGAATAAGGTATCAATCAACCTATGCAAAATCTAAATCCGCCAGAATTTTTTGGATAGAGTTATTGTTCAATCAATGGATTAATGGTAGTTTCGAGTGTTACTCCTCTAAACTGAAGCAACTTACATTGACTTCTTTTTGGTTATCAGATGTACGCAAACTAACAATAGAAGGATCAAGAGGAGTGGAGATGCTGGACAATCGCTTCTTGATGGTCTTCTTTAAAATGGAATGGCTCCCAATGATTATGCTGCTATCTCTGCAGTAGAGTGGAGCTTCCAGCTTCCACTCTCAAGATTTTGGTTGCAGTAGATAGATCTGATTCTATCTTAAATCTGTTTGTATTAGATTCTTCTAGGAAATGTATAGTGTATTCATTTCCCCTTGAGTCATGGGGTTATAGCAACAGATCAATTTTTTGTACTTCTTGCAATTAATCGAAAAGTTGTGCTCCCTTTCATAGAGCAATAGTTCAAAGTAAACTGATACTGTTTCACATATTCTTGGATTCCAGTGGGTCTCTAGCATTTCTTGCACTTGTGCATTTGGATGGCTTTTATTTATTTCTGATACTGGATTATCCTCTTAGTTCTTTTTGTATCTTTAGTCAAAAGATAAAGAAATTTAAAGGGATTAAAATTGATTTCTTTCTCGAGTAAAAGTTATGGTAGCAGTGGTAAAGAGTTATACTTTGACTACGTAGGATacttatttaaatttttaataatcTTTATTCTATATGCTTAGAATATTGGTAAAGGGTTATGCTTTTAACTCTTACACGATTGCATGTATATGTGTGTGTTGTGTGTAATTTACATATTGGTGCAACAACAacgacgacccagtataatcccacaagtggggtctggggagggtaatatgtacgcagaccttacccctaccccgaagggtagagaggctgtttccaggagaccctcggctcaaaaagcaataggagatgatatattagtaccataaaaatgcgcaataaaaataacaacaatatataagagatatgaaatatgaaatacaggatacgaaatacgaactacgaaatagatggcttgtatagtacaactagaaggtaaagccccgCATCGATAGACGACCAAtaacattcctagtctaactcctaactggatagtctccctctattgtgctgtagaaatattcacactctcccctaacctacaaccttaatgctcgacctccataattccctatcaagggccatgtcctcagtaatcctaagtcgcgccatgtcctgtctgatcacctctccccaatacttcttaggtcttcctctacctctccgcgtgcccactacagccagtcgctcacacctcctcaccggtgcatcagtgctcctcctctgaatgtgcccgaaccatctgagtcttacttcccgcatcttgtcctccatgggggccacacccaccttctctcgaatatcttcattcctaatcttatccatccttgtatgcccgcacatccacctcaacatcctcatctctgctactttcatcttctggatgtgtgagttctttaccggccaacattcagttccatacaacatggcaggcctaaccactgctctataaaacttaccttttagtaacggtggcactttcttgtcacacaagactcccgacgctaacctccacttcatccaccccacccctatacggtgtgtgacatcctcgtcaatctccccgatcccctgaataaccgatccaaggtacttgaaactacctctcttgggaatgacttgagagtcaagcctcacttcaactcccgcttccgtcggctcaactccaaatttgcactcgaggtattccgtcttcgtcctactcaacttgaaacctttagactcaagagcatgtctccaaatctctagcctctcgttgacgccgcctcttgtctcgtcaattagaataatgtcatcagcaaatagcatgcaccatggaacctccccttgaatatgatgagtcagtgcatccatcaccagggcaaataggaatgggctgagcgcagacccttggtgcaaccccgtaataactggaaagtgttcagagtcgcctcctactgtcctaacccgagtcttagctccatcatacatgtctttaatcaccctaatatagttactcgggacccctttatcctctaagcagctccataagaccttcctaggaaccttatcgtacgctttctccagatcaataaacaccatgtggagatccttcttcttatctctgtactgttccaccatcctcctaataaggtggatagcttctgtggtagatcgtcccggcatgaacccgaactggttgtctgaaatagacaccgtccttcgcactctcatttctaccactctctcccaaactttcatggtatgacttagtaatttgatgcccctatagttgttacagctctggacatcacctttgttcttatacaacgggaccattgtactccacctccactcttcaggcattctattagtcttgaatataacactaaacaatgcagtaagccattccaagcctgcttgacccacacacctccacagttcaaccggaatctcgtctggcccggtagctctgccccttctcatcttacgcattgcctccaagacttcatcgatctcaatgtccctacaattacttacttcatggtgactgtcagtattcctcgattccccaagtatagtatcctgatccccttctccacttagaagtttatgaaagtaggtctgccaccccctcttaatctggtcatctcccatcaaaactttgccgtcatcatcttttatgcacctcacttggtccaggtcccgagttgtcctctctctcgccttagcgagtcagaataacttcttctccccacctttgttccttagttcctcatacagacgagcaaaagctgtcgtcttagcctccgtcactgccatcttcgcctccttcctagctaccttatacctttgactgttctctctcttctcctcctcgtcagtgctccctactaaccttaggtaagccgccttctttgcttccactttaccttggacaactgcattccaccaccaatctcctttgtgtccaccatagtgtcccgtagatatccctaacacctctctcgccgcctttcttatacagtccgcagtcgtcgaccacattgtgtttgcgtccccactacttctccaagctcccattgccgataaccttccttccaactctttagctttatccttagttaaggcgccccacctaatcctggggcgtccttgtactgacctcttcttcctccttatcctaatacaaatgtccatcaccaaaagcctatgctgcgttgagagggtctcacctgggataaccttgcagtcctcgcacaaccttctgtcgcatctcctgaggaggagatagtcaatctgagtcttcgccaccgaactttggtaagtaaccaaatgttcatcccgcttcgtaaaactcgagtttgcaatgactagatcgaaagccttggcaaagtccaacagcgcaatgccccctccgttccgctctccgaaaccaaatccgccatgcacctcagtgtacccacctgcagataacccaatatgaccattgaaatctcctcctatgaataacctctcagaaggcggtatactacgaacaatctcatccaacccctcccaaaattgccttttaatatcctcatccaagcctgcttgtggtgcgtacgcgctaacgacattcaaagtaccctcacccaccactaacttaatagtcattagcctatcattcacccgcctgacctctaccacggactctctaagatggctatctaccaggatacccactccattcttacccctcaggacaccagagtaccacaacttatacccatccacgtttttcgccctcgatccgacccacctagtctcctggacacacgctatattaatcttcctcttctgcaggattttcgccaactctatggatttactcgttagtgaacctatgttccatgacccgattctcaacctataggctcccttgccccctctacctcccctgctacccgacccaccccctgaaccccaccccacactctgccccacccgaggacatgcccttattctatcatcccagactgtagccactacacctacaacaatctagagaagactcgctagtgcacaatgtacacaaatcaaactagaaggaaacacgtggtaactagtatcctagtttaaaggtttaactattgcgaagtaaagtaacagtaatttagctaacaccaaaagggaaacagtaaaacaggaggtaccaactcccgataacaaaaccTGTGGCTGATTTGCTGTGCTCGATGTAGTTGTATGCTCCCGCCCACTTCCTACCACCCttgctgacactcgcccaggttgctctcctttgtcagtgctcgtgcgcccaacttgtctccaatactccgagaattcctgaaaacacagaaaataccacgacccaaaaaaCCAGAAGGAGCTATCGCCGCTACCACTGGTAAGCAAAGAAGCAGAGCAAAGCGATTGCTCTTTTTCAATTGAAACAGATGCACCACTAAATGGGAGGAAAAATCAGCTAGATAAATCAAAGTAAAATCTGCAATCAGAAGGTGAAAACTCAGAGGCAAACCAACAATCACAAGCCCCAAAAATCTGTTCCGATTTCTAGCTCCCAGGAAACACTTGAAAACCAGAAACAAGCTCCCAACAATCCCAACAATTTACATATTGGTGCAGAAGTCGCAAATACGTTCATTTTACATCAATAGTCAGGAGATGGTTAAATACATTTTTTTAAATACTTAGAATATTTTATGTTTGAATATTTGATTTGAGCATAAAATATTCACCTAATAACTCACATTTTCCCCTTAACAAGCAAAAGAACCAACAAGCTTTACGGCTTGTTCGGATGATTATTACGTGTTGTTTCATAATGCATGATATATCGTATTATATTGTATTGCATTGAATCGTATTGGTTGTTGAATACAATGTTTGAATAAATATTTGTCGTTATTTCATGATGCCaacaatatgaaaaataaacGTGTAACATTATTAAGAAAAAATAGGATACAGAATAGaattattatatataaaatataaggATAAAATATACTTATTTGATAATAAAGAAGGGCAAGATGGGAGAAAAAAGCAAATTTGTCGTTACATAAAATAACATTTTTTGTTGTTACGTTATGACAAATTTAACGATACAATAAAATATAAgtaacatcaaaataaaaattgtatttaaagtaCCAATACGATACAAATAGATAACAACCATCCAAGCAAGCAAGCTATTATGTAAAAATTTATGATATAACATGAAACGAAAAGTACAATCTTGTACAAACTTTATATCACCACATGACAAAACTGGCATAAACTGTGTCACAATTATTACATTTCTGGAAACAAGAGATACTAATGTTTTCAACTTGGGTCATTGACAAATGCCATAACCATGCATGTAGACACCTAAAAAGACTTACAAAATTCAAAGACTTATCCTCTTCCTTAAGCAAAATTAAAAAGAAGAACTAAGGAAACAGACATAAAAATACCAATTTTACTAGGAAGCCAATAAGAAGCATGGCTAGGAGAAGGAGCAGGCACTGATGTTACAGCAGGGATGGGACTGGAAGTAGGAGATGGATTTGGAGACGCCGATGATGAGGCCCGAAGAACGTTGATGTCGACTTTTTGGCCTGCTTGACAATGACCAGGTACACCACAGAGGAAAAAATGGTGGCCATGAGTTGTAATGGCAATGGAGTCATTCCCTGTTGTGTGTGTTGCAATAGGTGAAGATGCATTGCAGG
Proteins encoded in this window:
- the LOC104217175 gene encoding mavicyanin — translated: MAFVLYNRPKMALLFLILGSFVQLSFGFTYKVGDSAGWTTIGNVDYKLWAANKTFQVGDTIVFKYNPQFHNVMQVTHAEYQSCNASSPIATHTTGNDSIAITTHGHHFFLCGVPGHCQAGQKVDINVLRASSSASPNPSPTSSPIPAVTSVPAPSPSHASYWLPSKIGIFMSVSLVLLFNFA